A single Tenacibaculum sp. Bg11-29 DNA region contains:
- a CDS encoding MBL fold metallo-hydrolase has product MAFILNRVTHCIITHQHPDHIDKAGVKFLIKNNIPITCRTKDKKGFIKRGLHVTQSLKYWEKQKLLGGTIEGIPVKYGYGFVAKTMGNVIGFYIKLPNQKSIYLSSDTIYTDSVNKVLKKYKPDISVLACGIVQFDLFKQLIMNIDDILKFIKNTQGKVIANHMESINHCPLTRKELKKTLTQHQLINKVLIPEDGEILEIN; this is encoded by the coding sequence ATAGCTTTTATATTAAATAGAGTTACACACTGTATAATTACACATCAACACCCAGATCATATTGATAAAGCAGGAGTTAAATTTTTAATAAAAAATAACATTCCTATTACCTGTCGCACTAAAGATAAAAAGGGTTTTATAAAAAGAGGCTTACACGTTACTCAGTCACTAAAATACTGGGAAAAACAAAAATTATTAGGAGGAACCATTGAAGGTATTCCAGTAAAATATGGTTATGGCTTTGTTGCTAAAACAATGGGAAATGTAATTGGTTTCTACATAAAATTACCCAATCAAAAATCTATTTACCTCAGTTCTGATACAATTTACACAGACTCAGTTAATAAAGTTCTAAAAAAATATAAGCCCGACATTAGTGTCTTAGCTTGCGGAATCGTGCAATTCGATTTATTTAAACAACTTATTATGAATATTGATGATATTCTAAAGTTTATTAAAAACACACAAGGAAAAGTTATAGCTAATCATATGGAATCTATAAACCATTGTCCATTAACTCGAAAAGAGTTAAAAAAAACACTAACACAACATCAACTAATAAATAAAGTTTTAATTCCTGAAGATGGTGAAATACTCGAAATAAACTAA
- a CDS encoding Crp/Fnr family transcriptional regulator produces the protein MTNFSKLSNFFKTEYSLNQDGIEELFSLIKVIKHRKGSLLIQAQSKEKQLRFLNKGIVREYYSNQEKEVNINFYIKPQFISDLLTFSQNSNTNKNQECLSSVEVLCIDRNPFFDLLEKYQCGKSFIDASFQKLLKQKEMLEFNRVTKTPKELYNELFIYKPEWLQSIPHRLLFKHNS, from the coding sequence ATGACAAATTTCTCCAAACTATCTAATTTTTTTAAAACTGAATATTCATTAAATCAAGATGGAATAGAAGAACTATTCTCATTAATTAAGGTTATAAAACACAGAAAAGGAAGTTTATTAATTCAAGCTCAAAGCAAAGAAAAGCAACTTCGATTTCTAAATAAAGGAATAGTAAGAGAATACTACTCTAATCAAGAAAAAGAAGTAAATATTAATTTCTACATAAAACCACAATTTATTTCCGACTTACTAACGTTTAGCCAGAATTCTAACACTAACAAAAATCAAGAATGTCTTTCTTCTGTTGAAGTTTTATGTATTGATAGAAATCCTTTTTTTGATTTATTAGAAAAATACCAATGCGGTAAATCTTTTATTGATGCATCATTTCAAAAACTACTAAAACAAAAAGAAATGCTAGAGTTTAATCGGGTTACTAAAACACCAAAAGAGTTATACAACGAGTTATTCATCTATAAACCAGAATGGCTTCAATCAATACCACATCGCCTCTTATTTAAACATAACTCCTGA
- a CDS encoding VanW family protein, producing the protein MNEIEKPIKRGTLRLFLGKEYFVLKRKWNWFFSTKKYSKHINKNNLKHTVFKHKSLILRPLKDVEMYLQENKRTNLEIAIKHLNGIEIRPNEYFSLWKLVGRPTKRKGYLEGLILKSGRIDKDIGGGLCQLGNLLFWIFAHSPLTIKERYRHGFDVFPDVNRKVPFGAGATLSYNYIDLQIKNETKNHFVINLWMDKTHLYGELLSKEKLNESYRIEERNHQIKQQSWGGYSRHNQIIKIISTENSETEKIIVENHAIMMYNPFLKNK; encoded by the coding sequence TTGAACGAAATTGAAAAACCAATTAAAAGAGGAACCCTAAGGCTCTTTTTAGGAAAAGAATACTTTGTATTAAAACGAAAATGGAATTGGTTTTTCTCCACCAAGAAATACTCAAAACATATTAATAAAAACAATCTTAAACATACAGTATTTAAACATAAATCACTTATTTTAAGACCTCTTAAAGATGTAGAAATGTATCTTCAAGAAAACAAGAGAACAAATCTTGAAATTGCAATAAAACATTTAAATGGAATTGAAATTAGACCAAATGAATATTTTTCACTTTGGAAATTAGTAGGACGTCCTACTAAAAGAAAAGGTTACCTAGAGGGCTTAATTTTAAAAAGCGGGAGGATTGACAAAGATATTGGTGGTGGACTTTGCCAACTGGGTAATTTACTTTTTTGGATTTTCGCACACAGCCCTTTAACCATTAAAGAAAGATACAGACATGGATTTGATGTTTTTCCTGACGTAAACAGAAAAGTCCCTTTTGGTGCCGGAGCAACTTTATCATATAACTACATTGATCTTCAAATAAAAAATGAAACAAAGAATCATTTTGTTATTAATTTATGGATGGATAAAACACATTTATATGGAGAGTTATTATCAAAAGAAAAGTTAAATGAATCTTATAGAATTGAGGAAAGAAACCATCAAATAAAACAACAATCTTGGGGTGGATACTCAAGACATAATCAAATTATTAAAATAATTTCAACAGAAAATTCTGAAACAGAAAAAATTATTGTAGAAAACCACGCTATTATGATGTACAATCCATTTCTTAAAAACAAATAA
- a CDS encoding CDP-alcohol phosphatidyltransferase family protein has translation MNTPLSLILFRLLLAPIILLLAYFIGENAKIIIVILMYLGLISDILDGIIARKQNISSPKLRRMDSQTDMVFWVSIGLATWILYPKLISDNSIVIWTILGMELACYAISFIKFKKETCTHAFLSKIWGITLLIAFTSLIGFNHAGIPFYSAVIIGLISHIDVILIILILPKWTHDIPSAYHAYLIRKNINFKKNKYLNG, from the coding sequence ATGAACACACCTCTTTCATTAATATTATTTCGATTATTATTAGCACCAATAATTTTACTACTAGCATATTTTATAGGAGAAAATGCCAAAATAATTATTGTAATCTTAATGTATTTAGGATTGATTTCTGATATCTTAGATGGAATAATTGCTAGGAAACAAAACATCTCTTCTCCTAAACTAAGACGAATGGACAGTCAAACAGATATGGTATTTTGGGTATCCATTGGGCTTGCTACTTGGATATTATATCCTAAATTGATTTCTGATAATTCAATTGTTATTTGGACAATTCTCGGAATGGAATTAGCTTGCTACGCAATAAGCTTTATAAAATTTAAAAAAGAAACTTGCACTCATGCTTTTCTTTCCAAAATTTGGGGAATTACGCTACTAATTGCTTTTACCTCTTTAATTGGATTCAACCATGCTGGAATACCATTTTATAGCGCAGTAATAATTGGCTTAATTTCCCATATCGATGTAATTCTAATAATATTAATTTTACCTAAGTGGACTCACGATATACCAAGTGCATATCACGCATATTTAATAAGAAAAAATATTAACTTTAAAAAGAATAAATATTTAAACGGATAA
- a CDS encoding DUF6787 family protein, whose protein sequence is MEKLKQRWGLNTTWDVIAVLIVFSINGSFASWVAKPITAFVGLSPETTSPWIYWPLRILLIFPIYQTTLPLVGWLFGQFKFFWAFEKKFLGRMGLGFLFKDK, encoded by the coding sequence ATGGAAAAATTAAAACAACGTTGGGGTTTAAATACTACTTGGGATGTAATTGCCGTATTAATCGTATTTTCTATTAACGGCTCGTTTGCTTCTTGGGTTGCAAAACCTATTACAGCTTTTGTTGGGCTTTCTCCTGAAACCACTTCCCCTTGGATATATTGGCCTTTACGTATTTTACTTATTTTTCCTATTTACCAAACTACACTACCTTTAGTTGGTTGGTTATTTGGTCAATTTAAATTCTTTTGGGCTTTCGAAAAGAAATTTTTAGGTCGTATGGGGTTAGGGTTTCTTTTTAAAGACAAATAA
- a CDS encoding DUF937 domain-containing protein encodes MAGILDLLNSDLGKSIISGVAGSTGQDSGKTSSVLTMALPVLMKAMQRNSATPEGAEGLMGALNKHDGGILDNLGDLFNGGVNDNVLQDGGNILKHVLGNKQQGVEQVIGQKSGMDSGAVASILKTAAPLLMGLLGKQSRQNNVSSSNDLGGLLGGLLGGNSADKEQSFLEQILDADGDGSIVDDVAGMVLGGGSQKSSGGLLGGLLGGIFGKK; translated from the coding sequence ATGGCAGGAATTTTAGACTTATTAAACAGCGACTTAGGTAAATCAATCATATCTGGAGTAGCAGGATCAACAGGACAAGATAGCGGTAAAACAAGTAGTGTTTTAACAATGGCTTTACCTGTTTTAATGAAAGCAATGCAACGTAATTCTGCAACTCCAGAAGGTGCTGAAGGATTAATGGGGGCTTTAAATAAACACGATGGTGGTATTTTAGATAATTTAGGAGATCTGTTTAATGGTGGTGTAAATGATAACGTTTTACAAGACGGAGGTAATATTTTAAAGCATGTTTTAGGAAACAAACAACAAGGTGTTGAGCAAGTAATTGGTCAGAAATCTGGAATGGATTCTGGTGCCGTTGCTAGTATCTTAAAAACTGCAGCTCCTCTTTTAATGGGGCTTTTAGGTAAACAATCACGTCAAAACAATGTAAGTAGTTCTAATGATTTAGGTGGTTTATTAGGCGGTTTATTAGGTGGAAACTCTGCTGATAAAGAACAAAGCTTTTTAGAACAAATTTTAGATGCTGACGGTGACGGAAGTATTGTTGATGATGTTGCTGGTATGGTTTTAGGTGGTGGAAGCCAAAAATCTAGTGGTGGATTATTAGGAGGATTGCTAGGTGGTATTTTTGGAAAAAAATAA
- a CDS encoding dicarboxylate/amino acid:cation symporter, with the protein MKKLALHWRILIGMVLGILFGFLALQFGWDNFIEDWIKPLGTIFVKLLKLIAVPLIIASLIKGISDLKDISKFKNIGVRTMLIYIGTTVIAITIGLVLVNVIQPGDGISQETVEKLTNTYAKSSSITAKITEATRQQSSGPLQFVVDMVPDNAVSAMSNNKAMLQVIFFTIFLGISMLLIGEKKAKPLKKFFDSLNEAILKMVDLIMLISPYAVFALLANVVVTSGDPDILLALLKYAGVVVLGLLIMIVFYSVLISVYTKKNPLWVLKQLSPAQLLAFSTSSSAATLPVTMERVEEHIGVDKEVSSFVLPVGATINMDGTSLYQAVAAVFVMQVLWPEGLGFANQLSIVLTALLASIGSAAVPGAGMVMLVIVLESIGFPKDLYPVALALIFAVDRPLDMLRTTINVTGDATVSMIVAKSVGKLHDPKPKNWDDNYDEVK; encoded by the coding sequence ATGAAGAAACTAGCATTACACTGGCGTATTTTAATTGGAATGGTTTTAGGGATCTTATTTGGATTTTTAGCATTGCAATTTGGCTGGGATAATTTTATTGAAGATTGGATAAAGCCATTAGGAACTATTTTTGTAAAATTATTAAAACTAATAGCGGTACCATTAATTATAGCTTCTTTAATTAAAGGAATTTCTGATTTAAAAGATATTTCTAAATTTAAAAATATTGGCGTAAGAACCATGTTAATTTATATAGGAACAACAGTAATTGCTATTACAATTGGTTTGGTGTTGGTAAATGTAATTCAACCAGGAGACGGAATTTCACAAGAAACAGTTGAGAAATTAACAAATACCTATGCTAAAAGTTCTAGTATAACAGCTAAAATTACTGAAGCAACAAGACAGCAGAGTAGTGGGCCTTTACAGTTTGTGGTAGACATGGTGCCTGATAATGCTGTAAGTGCCATGAGTAATAATAAAGCAATGTTACAGGTAATTTTCTTTACCATTTTCTTAGGAATTTCAATGTTGCTAATTGGTGAGAAAAAAGCGAAACCATTAAAGAAATTTTTCGATTCGTTAAATGAAGCCATTTTAAAAATGGTAGATCTTATAATGTTAATCTCTCCGTATGCAGTATTTGCTTTATTAGCAAATGTTGTGGTTACCTCAGGTGATCCCGATATTTTATTAGCTTTATTAAAATATGCAGGAGTTGTAGTTTTAGGCTTATTAATTATGATTGTTTTTTACTCAGTTTTAATAAGTGTTTACACAAAGAAAAACCCATTATGGGTTTTAAAACAATTAAGCCCTGCACAATTATTAGCTTTTTCTACAAGTTCGAGTGCAGCAACATTGCCTGTTACTATGGAAAGAGTAGAGGAGCATATTGGTGTAGATAAAGAAGTGTCTAGTTTCGTGTTGCCAGTAGGTGCAACTATAAACATGGATGGAACAAGTTTGTATCAAGCAGTAGCGGCAGTATTTGTGATGCAAGTTTTATGGCCTGAAGGATTAGGTTTTGCAAATCAATTATCAATTGTTTTAACAGCTTTGTTAGCTTCTATTGGTAGTGCAGCTGTTCCTGGAGCAGGTATGGTTATGTTGGTAATTGTATTAGAGTCTATAGGTTTTCCAAAAGATTTATATCCGGTAGCATTGGCGTTAATTTTTGCGGTAGATAGGCCTTTAGATATGTTACGTACAACAATTAATGTAACAGGAGATGCAACAGTATCTATGATTGTTGCAAAATCAGTAGGTAAATTACATGACCCTAAACCTAAAAACTGGGATGATAATTACGATGAAGTAAAATAA
- a CDS encoding sulfurtransferase, whose translation MKLKVPSPLVTVNWLSENINAENLIVLDATIPKVGGSKGDEKERRQILNTVFFDLKNVFLDSKGVFPNTIPNENHFEKQARELGVNNDSCIVVYDDIGVYSSARAWWLFKIFGFKNVAVLNGGLPKWQELSFLTEEIKKTKIKKGDFKVNFNVEKVSGTIEVLKASNDKKCILDARSKARFNATVAEPRKGLRGGHIPNSKSLPYTELQVNGKMKSVKELKEIFLDLNPKKENVVFSCGSGITACILALGNEVAGNENYTVFDGSWTEWASNLELPIEK comes from the coding sequence ATGAAACTTAAAGTTCCAAGTCCGTTAGTTACTGTTAATTGGTTGTCTGAAAATATTAACGCAGAAAATTTAATTGTTTTAGATGCAACTATTCCTAAAGTAGGAGGCTCTAAAGGTGATGAAAAAGAAAGGAGGCAGATATTAAATACAGTATTCTTTGATTTAAAGAATGTTTTTTTAGATTCAAAAGGAGTATTTCCAAATACAATTCCGAATGAAAATCATTTTGAAAAACAGGCTAGAGAACTGGGGGTAAATAACGACAGTTGTATTGTTGTTTATGATGATATAGGCGTGTATTCATCAGCGAGAGCTTGGTGGTTATTTAAAATTTTTGGTTTTAAGAATGTAGCGGTTTTAAATGGTGGATTGCCTAAATGGCAAGAGTTGAGTTTTTTAACAGAAGAAATTAAAAAAACAAAAATAAAGAAAGGTGATTTTAAGGTGAACTTTAATGTAGAAAAAGTAAGTGGTACTATAGAGGTGTTAAAGGCTTCAAATGATAAGAAATGTATTTTAGATGCACGTTCGAAAGCACGATTTAATGCAACAGTAGCCGAACCAAGAAAAGGTTTAAGGGGTGGGCATATCCCGAATTCAAAAAGCTTGCCATACACGGAATTGCAAGTAAATGGAAAAATGAAATCAGTTAAAGAGCTTAAAGAGATTTTTTTAGATCTAAACCCTAAAAAAGAGAATGTTGTGTTTTCTTGCGGATCAGGTATTACAGCTTGTATTTTAGCTTTAGGTAATGAAGTTGCAGGAAATGAAAATTATACAGTGTTTGATGGTTCTTGGACCGAATGGGCAAGTAATTTAGAATTACCAATAGAAAAATAA
- a CDS encoding ATP-dependent helicase, with protein sequence MSTYLEQLNEPQRAAVLQKDGPMIIIAGAGSGKTRVLTYRIAHLMKQGVDSFNILSLTFTNKAAREMKERIGGVVGFSEAKNLWMGTFHSVFSRILRSESDRLGYPSNFTIYDSQDSVRLISTIIREMKLDKDRYKPKQILSRISSFKNSLITVRAYFKNADLQEADLEASRPRVGDIYKAYVERCFKAGAMDFDDLLLRTNELLTRFPEVLAKYQSRFKYIMVDEYQDTNHSQYLIVRALADRFQNICVVGDDSQSIYSFRGANINNILNFQKDYPDVKTFKLEQNYRSTSNIVEAANSVIDKNKTKLDKEVWTANDPGESIKIMRTISDGEEGRFVAQSIWDNKMNNQLTNDSFAILYRTNAQSRAMEDALRKKDIKYKIYGGMSFYQRKEIKDLLSYLRILINPNDEEALKRIINYPARGIGATTIDKLAIAANHYKKSIFEILLNLDKVDLKINIGTKNKLANFTRMIQRLQIDAQKMNAFEIADLVVKQTQLVKDLQKDGTPEGVNKVENIQELLNGIKDFITDKIEAGDDASLPIFLEDVALATDFDSESDDTPMVSLMTIHLSKGLEYPYVYIVGLEESLFPSGMSMNTRSELEEERRLFYVALTRAEKVAYLTYAQTRYRWGKLTDGEPSRFLEEIEGKFVEHLAPKVPQGLANRFIDASVFDDDSPKNIRFQKPIQKKRKEFLAKKEKADLIPPKSKMKKVSEVNPKMNLFEGEIVVGNFVEHNRFGTGEVIALEGKGPNKKAEIKFGTVGKKKLLLQFAKLKVIG encoded by the coding sequence TTGAGCACTTATTTAGAGCAACTTAACGAACCACAAAGAGCAGCCGTTTTACAAAAAGATGGCCCAATGATTATTATAGCAGGAGCCGGATCGGGTAAAACGAGAGTTTTAACGTATCGTATAGCTCATTTAATGAAGCAAGGAGTCGATTCCTTTAACATTTTATCGTTAACCTTTACTAACAAGGCAGCACGTGAAATGAAAGAGCGTATTGGCGGAGTAGTGGGCTTTAGCGAAGCTAAAAATTTATGGATGGGAACCTTTCACTCGGTTTTTTCTAGAATTTTACGATCAGAGTCAGATCGTTTAGGCTACCCATCTAATTTTACAATTTATGATTCGCAAGATTCTGTGCGATTAATATCTACGATCATTAGAGAAATGAAACTAGATAAAGATCGTTATAAGCCAAAGCAAATTTTAAGTAGAATCTCATCTTTTAAAAATAGTTTAATAACTGTTAGAGCCTATTTTAAAAACGCTGATTTACAAGAAGCCGATTTAGAAGCAAGTAGACCTAGAGTAGGAGATATTTATAAAGCCTATGTAGAAAGATGTTTTAAGGCAGGAGCTATGGATTTTGATGATTTATTATTAAGAACCAATGAGTTGTTAACACGTTTTCCTGAAGTACTAGCAAAATATCAAAGTCGTTTTAAGTACATAATGGTTGATGAGTATCAAGATACAAACCACTCCCAATATTTAATAGTAAGAGCTTTAGCAGATCGTTTTCAAAATATTTGTGTGGTAGGTGATGATTCGCAAAGTATTTATAGTTTTCGTGGAGCAAACATTAATAACATCTTAAATTTTCAAAAAGATTATCCTGATGTTAAAACATTTAAACTAGAGCAAAACTATCGATCAACAAGTAATATTGTAGAAGCAGCCAATAGTGTAATAGATAAAAATAAAACAAAACTAGATAAAGAAGTTTGGACAGCGAATGATCCTGGTGAAAGCATTAAAATAATGCGAACAATTTCTGATGGAGAAGAAGGACGTTTTGTAGCGCAGTCTATTTGGGATAACAAAATGAATAATCAATTAACAAATGATTCTTTTGCTATTTTATACCGTACCAATGCCCAATCAAGAGCAATGGAAGACGCTTTACGTAAAAAAGATATTAAATATAAAATTTACGGAGGGATGTCTTTTTATCAACGTAAAGAAATAAAAGATTTATTATCGTATTTACGTATACTAATAAACCCAAATGATGAAGAAGCTTTAAAACGAATTATTAATTACCCAGCACGAGGTATAGGTGCAACGACAATTGATAAATTAGCAATCGCTGCAAATCATTATAAAAAATCAATTTTTGAGATTTTATTAAATTTAGATAAAGTTGATTTAAAAATAAATATAGGAACAAAAAATAAGCTAGCTAATTTTACGAGAATGATTCAGCGTTTACAAATAGACGCACAAAAAATGAATGCCTTTGAAATTGCCGACTTAGTTGTAAAGCAAACACAATTAGTTAAAGATTTACAAAAAGATGGTACACCAGAGGGGGTAAATAAGGTTGAAAATATTCAAGAATTATTAAACGGAATAAAAGATTTTATTACGGATAAAATTGAAGCAGGAGATGATGCATCGTTGCCTATTTTCTTAGAAGATGTTGCATTAGCAACAGATTTTGATAGTGAGAGCGATGATACACCAATGGTTTCGTTAATGACAATTCACTTATCAAAAGGATTAGAATATCCGTATGTATATATTGTAGGTTTGGAAGAAAGTTTGTTTCCTTCAGGTATGAGTATGAATACACGTAGTGAATTAGAAGAAGAACGACGTTTATTTTATGTTGCATTAACTAGAGCAGAAAAAGTAGCTTACTTAACGTATGCGCAAACACGTTATCGTTGGGGTAAATTAACAGACGGTGAACCTAGTCGTTTTTTAGAAGAAATAGAAGGTAAATTTGTAGAACATTTAGCACCTAAAGTTCCTCAAGGTTTAGCGAATAGATTTATTGATGCAAGTGTGTTTGATGATGATTCGCCTAAAAATATTCGTTTTCAGAAGCCTATTCAAAAGAAACGAAAAGAGTTTTTAGCTAAAAAAGAGAAAGCAGATTTGATACCACCAAAAAGTAAAATGAAAAAGGTATCAGAAGTAAACCCGAAAATGAACTTATTTGAAGGTGAAATTGTTGTAGGTAATTTTGTTGAGCATAATCGTTTTGGAACAGGCGAGGTAATTGCCTTAGAAGGTAAAGGCCCCAATAAAAAAGCCGAAATTAAGTTTGGTACCGTAGGAAAAAAGAAATTATTATTACAATTCGCAAAATTAAAGGTAATCGGATAG
- a CDS encoding DUF4290 domain-containing protein: protein MTFDLEYNSERDHLIIPEYGRHIQKLINHCIALETKEERNIMAKAIVDVMGNLQPHLRDVPDFKHKLWDQLHIIADFQLDADSPYEIPSKEELIEKPKKMDYPKSASRYRYYGNNIQTMINIALTWEEGEKREALVFTIANHMKKCYLNWNKDTVDDAVIFKHLYDLSDKEIDLRESKERLSESKNLLRKRSSQGQSNHKNNPKVKSNYSNNKYRKK from the coding sequence ATGACGTTTGATTTAGAGTACAATTCAGAGAGAGATCACTTAATAATTCCAGAATACGGAAGACATATACAGAAATTAATAAATCATTGTATTGCTTTAGAAACTAAAGAAGAAAGAAATATAATGGCAAAAGCAATTGTCGATGTAATGGGAAATTTACAACCTCATTTACGTGATGTGCCAGATTTTAAACATAAGCTCTGGGATCAGTTGCATATTATAGCCGATTTTCAGTTAGATGCTGATTCTCCATATGAAATACCATCAAAAGAAGAATTGATAGAGAAGCCAAAGAAAATGGATTATCCAAAATCAGCTTCAAGGTATCGTTATTATGGAAACAATATCCAAACAATGATAAATATCGCGTTGACATGGGAAGAAGGAGAAAAAAGAGAAGCATTAGTCTTTACGATAGCAAATCACATGAAGAAATGCTATTTAAATTGGAATAAAGATACCGTTGATGATGCAGTTATCTTTAAGCATTTATATGATTTGTCTGACAAGGAAATAGATTTAAGAGAGTCTAAAGAAAGGTTATCTGAAAGTAAAAATTTATTAAGAAAACGTAGTAGTCAAGGGCAATCAAATCATAAAAACAACCCAAAGGTAAAATCTAATTATAGTAATAACAAATACAGAAAAAAATAA
- the murA gene encoding UDP-N-acetylglucosamine 1-carboxyvinyltransferase: protein MASFKIEGGHKLNGVITPQGAKNEALQIICAVLLTAEKVTINNIPDIIDVNKLIFILGELGVKIEKLGKNSYQFQADAINLKYLESADFKRDGSSLRGSIMIVGPLLARFGKGYIPRPGGDKIGRRRLDTHFEGFINLGAKFRYNKEEYFYGVETETGLVGTDMLLDEASVTGTANILMASVLAKGTTTIYNAACEPYIQQLSKMLNSMGAKISGVGSNLLTIEGVASLSGCEHRVLPDMIEIGSWIGMAAMTRSELTIKDVSWKNLGQIPNVFRKLGIQLEKRGDDIFIPEQDSYEIQNYIDGSILTVADAPWPGFTPDLLSIVLVIATQAKGTVLIHQKMFESRLFFVDKLIDMGAKVILCDPHRATVIGHDFQSMLKATKMTSPDIRAGISLLIAALSAKGTSIINNIEQIDRGYEDIEARLKSIGAKIERIED, encoded by the coding sequence ATGGCATCATTTAAAATTGAAGGAGGTCACAAGCTTAACGGAGTAATTACACCTCAAGGAGCAAAAAATGAAGCGTTACAAATTATATGTGCTGTATTGTTAACAGCAGAGAAAGTAACGATAAATAATATTCCTGATATTATTGACGTAAATAAACTTATTTTTATTTTAGGAGAATTAGGCGTTAAAATTGAAAAATTAGGAAAGAATTCGTACCAATTTCAAGCAGATGCTATTAACTTAAAATATTTAGAATCTGCTGACTTTAAAAGAGACGGAAGTTCATTAAGAGGTTCAATAATGATTGTTGGTCCTTTGTTAGCACGTTTTGGGAAAGGATATATTCCAAGACCTGGAGGTGATAAAATAGGGCGTCGTCGTTTAGATACCCATTTTGAAGGGTTTATTAACCTAGGAGCAAAATTTCGTTATAATAAAGAAGAATATTTTTACGGAGTTGAAACCGAAACAGGCTTAGTTGGTACAGATATGTTATTGGATGAAGCTTCGGTAACAGGTACGGCTAATATTTTAATGGCATCAGTTTTAGCAAAAGGAACAACAACGATATATAATGCAGCTTGTGAGCCTTACATTCAACAACTATCAAAAATGTTGAATTCTATGGGGGCAAAAATATCAGGTGTAGGTTCCAACCTGTTAACTATTGAAGGAGTAGCCTCTTTGAGTGGTTGTGAGCACAGAGTATTGCCTGATATGATAGAAATTGGTAGTTGGATTGGTATGGCAGCAATGACTCGATCTGAATTAACAATTAAAGATGTTAGTTGGAAAAATTTAGGACAAATACCAAACGTATTTCGTAAACTAGGAATTCAATTAGAAAAAAGAGGAGATGATATTTTTATTCCTGAGCAAGATAGTTATGAAATTCAAAACTACATCGACGGATCTATTTTAACAGTAGCCGATGCACCTTGGCCTGGTTTTACTCCCGATTTATTAAGTATTGTATTGGTAATCGCAACACAAGCAAAAGGAACAGTCTTAATTCATCAAAAAATGTTTGAAAGCCGTTTGTTTTTTGTTGATAAATTAATAGATATGGGGGCTAAAGTGATTTTATGTGATCCGCATAGAGCAACTGTAATAGGGCATGATTTTCAGTCAATGTTAAAAGCTACAAAAATGACTTCGCCAGACATACGTGCTGGAATTTCCTTATTAATAGCAGCCTTATCGGCAAAAGGTACTAGTATTATTAATAATATTGAGCAAATAGATAGAGGATACGAAGATATTGAAGCTAGATTGAAGTCTATCGGAGCAAAAATCGAAAGAATAGAAGATTAA
- a CDS encoding nucleotide exchange factor GrpE, protein MSKDQYTKEDELKDAIDNAPVEETQEAEKAQEVEEVEEKVVPTTEELLQAEKDKYLRLFAEFENYKKRTSKERMELFKTAGQEVMTVLLPVLDDFERALSHVEDDKDDKNAEELRKGVLLIHQKMVSTLEQKGLTAIEVKPSDVFDAEVHQAITQIPAPSDDLKGKVVDCVEKGYKLGDKIIRHPKVVVGQA, encoded by the coding sequence ATGAGTAAAGATCAATATACAAAAGAAGACGAGTTAAAAGACGCAATTGATAATGCGCCAGTAGAAGAAACTCAAGAAGCAGAGAAAGCACAAGAGGTTGAGGAGGTTGAAGAGAAAGTAGTACCTACAACTGAAGAATTGCTTCAAGCAGAAAAAGATAAGTATTTACGTTTATTTGCTGAGTTTGAAAATTATAAAAAACGTACTTCTAAAGAACGTATGGAGCTTTTTAAAACAGCAGGACAGGAAGTAATGACAGTTTTACTGCCAGTTTTAGATGATTTCGAACGAGCTTTATCACATGTTGAAGATGATAAAGATGATAAAAACGCTGAAGAACTACGTAAAGGTGTGCTATTAATTCACCAAAAAATGGTATCAACTTTAGAGCAAAAGGGATTAACAGCTATAGAGGTAAAGCCAAGTGATGTTTTTGATGCAGAAGTGCATCAAGCAATTACACAAATACCTGCACCATCTGATGATTTAAAAGGAAAAGTTGTTGATTGTGTAGAAAAAGGGTATAAGTTAGGAGATAAAATTATTCGTCATCCGAAAGTGGTGGTAGGACAAGCATAA